Proteins from a genomic interval of Haemophilus parainfluenzae T3T1:
- a CDS encoding sugar transporter yields MSFYQKAEKTQFWRVVIMACAAFIFNTTEFVPVALLTDIGQSFDMQSSDVGLMMTVYAWTVMIMSLPAMLATGDMERKGLLLKLFVIFIIGHIISVIAWNYWILLIARMCIAVAHSLFWAITASLVMRVAPKNKKTQAIGMLAIGTSLATILGLPLGRVVGQLVGWRITFAIIAALAVVVMILIMRLLPNLPSKNAGSLSSLPILAKRPLLIGLYATTVLIVSAHFTAYTYIEPFMVQIGQMDPNLTTMILLVFGISGVTASVIFNRLYRFGATQFIIHAILLLAISLGFMLTSAGYTATMFALAFVWGIGISCIGLALQMRVLQLAPDATDVASAIYSGIFNAGIGAGALFGNQITRHIGLEYIGFSGAALAMIALGIFVFFNFRYRTQNA; encoded by the coding sequence ATGTCGTTTTACCAAAAAGCAGAAAAAACTCAATTTTGGCGCGTAGTTATCATGGCTTGCGCCGCTTTTATTTTTAATACCACAGAATTTGTGCCCGTTGCGTTACTCACCGATATCGGACAAAGTTTTGATATGCAAAGCTCCGATGTGGGGTTAATGATGACCGTTTATGCTTGGACTGTCATGATTATGTCTTTACCCGCCATGCTCGCGACAGGTGATATGGAACGTAAAGGTTTGTTACTGAAACTTTTCGTGATTTTTATTATCGGCCATATTATCTCGGTCATCGCTTGGAATTACTGGATTCTTCTTATTGCTCGTATGTGTATTGCGGTAGCGCATTCACTCTTCTGGGCGATTACAGCATCATTAGTCATGCGTGTGGCACCGAAGAATAAGAAAACACAAGCAATTGGTATGCTCGCCATTGGTACATCCCTTGCAACTATTTTGGGCTTACCGTTAGGACGTGTAGTTGGTCAATTAGTTGGCTGGCGTATTACTTTTGCAATCATTGCTGCATTAGCTGTAGTGGTGATGATATTGATTATGCGTTTATTACCAAATCTACCAAGTAAAAATGCCGGCTCACTTTCTAGTCTACCGATTTTGGCAAAACGTCCATTACTCATTGGACTTTATGCCACAACGGTACTTATCGTTTCAGCACACTTTACCGCTTATACCTATATTGAGCCATTTATGGTTCAAATCGGACAAATGGATCCTAATCTTACCACGATGATTCTTTTAGTTTTTGGTATTTCAGGTGTGACAGCGAGTGTGATTTTTAACCGATTATACCGTTTTGGCGCCACACAATTTATTATCCATGCAATTCTGTTATTAGCTATTTCCTTAGGCTTTATGCTTACTTCGGCAGGTTATACCGCAACAATGTTTGCCTTGGCCTTTGTTTGGGGTATAGGAATCTCTTGTATCGGACTCGCATTACAAATGCGTGTACTGCAACTTGCGCCCGATGCAACAGACGTAGCGAGCGCCATTTATTCAGGTATTTTTAATGCAGGTATTGGTGCAGGCGCACTATTTGGTAACCAAATAACACGTCACATTGGTCTTGAATATATAGGCTTTAGTGGCGCAGCATTAGCGATGATTGCACTCGGCATCTTTGTCTTCTTTAATTTCCGCTATCGTACTCAAAATGCCTAA
- the fbpC gene encoding ferric ABC transporter ATP-binding protein: MSNNDFLVLKNITKSFGKSTVIDNLDLTIKRGTMVTLLGPSGCGKTTVLRLVAGLENPTSGQIFIDGEDVTKSSIQNRDICIVFQSYALFPHMSIGDNVGYGLRMQGVGKEERAKRVKEALELVDLAGFEDRFVDQISGGQQQRVALARALVLKPKVLLFDEPLSNLDANLRRSMREKIRELQQSLGITSLYVTHDQTEAFAVSDEVIVMNKGKIMQKAPAKELYLRPNSLFLANFMGESSIFEAKLENNTIDVNGYKLPLSNAAQFNLPDGECLVGVRPEAIYLKAEGEAAQQCEIKSAVYMGNHWEVVAIWAGKELLINTKPEDFNADLKQAYVNFSEQGIFLLKKEK; this comes from the coding sequence ATGAGTAATAATGATTTCTTAGTATTAAAAAATATCACCAAATCTTTTGGTAAATCCACAGTCATTGATAATTTAGATTTAACCATTAAACGTGGCACCATGGTGACCTTATTAGGGCCATCTGGTTGTGGTAAAACCACTGTGTTACGTTTAGTGGCAGGCTTAGAAAACCCAACTTCAGGTCAAATTTTTATTGATGGTGAAGATGTAACCAAATCGTCTATTCAAAATCGTGATATTTGTATCGTATTCCAATCTTACGCATTGTTCCCGCATATGAGCATCGGTGATAACGTCGGTTATGGTTTACGTATGCAAGGCGTGGGTAAAGAAGAGCGCGCTAAACGTGTAAAAGAAGCGTTAGAATTGGTTGACTTAGCGGGGTTTGAAGATCGTTTTGTGGATCAAATTTCGGGTGGTCAACAACAACGTGTGGCATTAGCACGTGCGTTAGTATTAAAACCAAAAGTATTACTTTTTGATGAACCATTAAGTAACTTGGATGCAAACTTACGTCGTTCTATGCGTGAAAAAATCCGTGAATTACAACAAAGTTTAGGTATTACCTCACTTTATGTGACTCACGACCAAACTGAAGCATTTGCGGTATCCGATGAAGTTATCGTCATGAATAAAGGTAAAATCATGCAAAAAGCACCTGCAAAAGAGCTTTATTTGCGTCCAAACTCTTTATTCCTAGCAAACTTCATGGGCGAATCGAGTATCTTTGAAGCTAAATTGGAAAATAACACTATTGATGTTAATGGTTACAAATTACCATTAAGTAATGCCGCGCAATTTAATTTACCAGATGGCGAATGCTTAGTGGGCGTGCGTCCTGAAGCGATTTATTTAAAAGCCGAAGGTGAAGCTGCACAACAATGTGAAATCAAGAGTGCAGTCTATATGGGTAACCACTGGGAAGTGGTGGCAATTTGGGCAGGCAAAGAATTGCTCATTAACACCAAACCAGAAGACTTCAATGCTGATCTCAAACAAGCTTATGTGAACTTCTCTGAACAAGGTATTTTCTTGTTGAAGAAAGAGAAATAA
- a CDS encoding peptide ABC transporter ATP-binding protein — protein MSNVAQENAPLLNAIGLKKYYPVKKGMFAKTQQVKALDGVSFSLERGKTLAVVGESGCGKSTLGRLLTMIEEPTEGELYYNGQNFLVNDHETKALRRQKIQIVFQNPYASLNPRKKIGTILEEPLVINTSLSAKERKEKVLSMMAKVGLRAEFYNRYPHMFSGGQRQRIAIARGLMLNPDVVVADEPVSALDVSVRAQVLNLMMDLQAELGLSYVFISHDLSVVEHIADEVMVMYLGRCVEMGTKAQIFNNPQHPYTQALLSATPRLSPELRRQRIKLKGELPSPINPPKGCAFNPRCWKATDKCRNEQPKLEKYPDGKLIACFHLD, from the coding sequence ATGTCTAATGTCGCACAAGAGAATGCTCCATTGCTCAATGCTATCGGGCTGAAAAAATATTACCCAGTGAAAAAAGGAATGTTTGCGAAAACACAGCAAGTGAAAGCGTTAGATGGGGTGTCTTTTTCTTTAGAACGTGGTAAAACCCTTGCAGTGGTTGGGGAGTCTGGTTGTGGGAAATCCACACTTGGTCGTCTTTTAACCATGATAGAAGAACCTACTGAAGGTGAATTGTATTACAACGGGCAAAACTTCTTAGTGAATGATCACGAAACGAAAGCATTGCGTCGTCAGAAAATCCAAATCGTGTTTCAAAACCCTTACGCATCACTGAACCCGCGTAAGAAGATTGGCACAATTTTGGAAGAGCCCCTAGTCATTAATACCAGTCTATCGGCTAAAGAACGTAAAGAAAAAGTATTGTCCATGATGGCAAAAGTGGGGTTGCGTGCCGAGTTTTATAATCGCTATCCACATATGTTTTCAGGTGGGCAACGTCAGCGTATCGCGATTGCTCGTGGTTTAATGCTTAATCCTGATGTGGTTGTAGCGGATGAACCCGTTTCTGCGTTAGACGTATCCGTTCGTGCGCAAGTGCTGAATTTGATGATGGATTTGCAAGCAGAGCTTGGTTTATCTTACGTATTTATTTCCCATGATCTTTCGGTGGTTGAGCATATTGCTGATGAGGTGATGGTGATGTATTTAGGCCGCTGTGTTGAAATGGGCACAAAAGCACAAATCTTTAATAATCCTCAGCACCCTTATACACAAGCGTTGCTTTCAGCGACACCAAGATTATCGCCTGAATTACGTCGTCAGCGGATTAAATTAAAGGGCGAATTACCAAGCCCGATTAATCCACCAAAAGGTTGTGCATTTAATCCACGTTGTTGGAAAGCGACCGATAAATGTCGAAATGAACAGCCTAAATTGGAAAAATATCCTGATGGTAAGTTAATTGCTTGTTTCCATCTCGATTAG
- the dcd gene encoding dCTP deaminase: MRLCDTDIERYLDDGIISLTPRPENDKINGATIDVRLGNSFRVFREHSAPYIDLSGPKEEVSAQLESVMSDEIIIGDDEAFFLHPGMLALATTLESVKLPANIIGWLDGRSSLARLGLMVHVTAHRIDPGWEGKIVLEFYNSGKLPLALRPNMVIGALSFEVLSGPAARPYTSRKDAKYKHQQNAVASRINED, from the coding sequence ATGCGCCTTTGCGATACCGATATCGAACGCTATCTAGATGATGGCATTATTTCTTTAACGCCTCGTCCTGAAAATGACAAAATCAATGGGGCAACCATTGATGTGCGTTTAGGCAATTCATTTCGCGTATTTCGTGAACATTCCGCACCTTATATTGATTTAAGTGGCCCGAAAGAAGAAGTCTCTGCTCAACTTGAATCAGTGATGAGTGACGAAATTATTATCGGTGATGATGAAGCCTTCTTCTTACACCCTGGTATGTTGGCGTTAGCAACCACATTGGAGTCAGTGAAACTCCCTGCCAATATTATCGGTTGGTTAGATGGTCGCTCTTCACTTGCTCGTTTAGGTTTAATGGTACATGTAACCGCACATCGTATCGATCCAGGTTGGGAAGGCAAAATTGTGTTGGAATTCTACAACTCCGGCAAATTACCTTTAGCATTGCGTCCAAATATGGTGATTGGAGCATTGAGTTTTGAGGTGTTAAGCGGCCCGGCAGCGCGCCCTTACACTAGCCGTAAAGATGCCAAATATAAACATCAGCAAAATGCGGTGGCTAGCCGAATTAATGAGGATTAA
- the udk gene encoding uridine kinase: MSNSSCIIIAITGASASGKSSIASTVHKELCNELGCQEIGIIAEDSYYKDQSHLEMSERIKTNYDHPNSMDRDLLIQHLKDLKNGTAVDIPVYSYVDHTRTGETKHFTPKKIVILEGILLLTDERVRQLADISVFVDTPSDICFIRRLQRDMEERGRSLQSVIDQYRATVRPMFLQFIEPSKQYADIVIPRGGKNRIAINMLKAQILHLLNEK; this comes from the coding sequence ATGTCAAACTCATCTTGTATTATCATCGCCATCACGGGTGCATCCGCTTCAGGCAAAAGTTCCATCGCTTCTACCGTTCATAAAGAACTTTGCAACGAGTTAGGATGCCAAGAAATTGGGATTATTGCTGAAGACAGCTACTATAAAGATCAAAGCCATTTAGAGATGAGTGAGCGCATAAAAACAAACTATGACCACCCTAATTCAATGGATAGAGATTTACTCATTCAACACTTAAAAGACTTAAAAAATGGAACCGCCGTAGATATTCCTGTCTATAGTTATGTTGATCACACCAGAACAGGCGAAACCAAACACTTCACGCCGAAAAAAATTGTCATTTTAGAAGGCATCTTATTGCTCACTGATGAGCGAGTTCGCCAATTAGCTGATATTTCTGTCTTCGTGGATACGCCATCAGACATTTGTTTTATCCGCCGTTTACAACGTGATATGGAAGAACGTGGTCGTTCATTACAATCTGTTATTGACCAATACCGCGCAACCGTTCGTCCAATGTTCTTACAATTTATTGAGCCATCAAAACAATATGCGGATATCGTAATTCCTCGTGGCGGTAAAAACCGTATTGCGATTAATATGTTAAAAGCTCAAATTCTTCATTTATTAAACGAAAAATAG
- a CDS encoding ABC transporter permease has translation MNANKLPIIQSANFWIILAVIAFLLLPSHALDYGLFESTSDEYLGAMGWSSLNITVLWFLPVLLYGLMPLLKLPKDTQAKAELYLVAAAALFIFVSATIYKVSMGYSVIVLISSLTALATFSFAKLKVMQGDKFIIASLLCIILLIFFFIVYPTLAIFVSMFYDGDTFAPQQVMRILTQSYIVRVISNSLFLSGFVGIVSTIFGLAFALYTTRIARRTAFIGKIFSILPIVTPPFVVGLGVTLMLGRSGYVTEFLSTTFGFENHNWLYGFNGIAIAQILAFAPISFMILDGALKSVHPSIEEASYTLRANRYQTFFNIIFPLLRPALANSFLIVFIQSLADFSNPLVLGGSFDVIATQIYFYIAGSQLDYASASTLGSMLLIFSLAVFIIQYIWIGNRSYVTVSGKSYRGDVQDLPTGLKYTIICMLGFWVFFNLALYGSIFYGSFTVNWGVDYTLTFKNYAMLFGQGLSDGAWPSLINTLIYAGIAAPLTALFGLLIAYIVVRKDFQGKKSLEFLTMLCFAVPGTVAGVSYILAFNNAPLYITGTSIIVIISMVMRDLPIGMRAAIAGLGQLDKSLDEASLSLKGSSWKTLWFIVLPLLKPALLSALVTSFVRAMTTVSAIIFLVTADTRVATAYILNRVEDGEYGVAIAYGSILIIVMMAIILFFDWIVGDTRISRSKAKKMN, from the coding sequence ATGAACGCAAATAAACTTCCTATTATCCAATCCGCTAATTTTTGGATAATTCTTGCAGTGATTGCATTTCTTCTTCTGCCTTCCCATGCTTTAGATTATGGCTTGTTTGAAAGCACAAGCGATGAATACCTAGGTGCAATGGGGTGGTCTTCATTAAATATTACGGTATTATGGTTTTTACCGGTTCTTTTATACGGTTTGATGCCGCTTCTTAAATTACCGAAGGATACACAAGCGAAAGCAGAGCTTTATCTTGTTGCTGCGGCGGCATTGTTTATCTTTGTCAGTGCGACAATTTATAAAGTCAGCATGGGTTATTCTGTGATTGTATTAATCTCGAGTTTAACCGCATTGGCGACGTTTTCTTTCGCCAAATTAAAAGTGATGCAAGGGGATAAATTTATTATTGCCTCTTTACTTTGCATTATCTTATTAATTTTCTTCTTCATCGTTTATCCAACATTGGCTATCTTTGTTTCAATGTTCTATGACGGTGATACTTTTGCACCGCAACAAGTGATGCGAATTTTAACTCAAAGCTATATTGTACGTGTTATTAGTAACTCGCTATTCTTGTCTGGCTTTGTAGGAATCGTATCAACGATTTTCGGTTTGGCATTTGCGCTTTATACCACCCGTATTGCACGTAGAACGGCATTTATTGGTAAAATTTTCTCTATTTTACCAATCGTCACACCGCCATTCGTTGTGGGCTTAGGGGTAACATTAATGCTTGGCCGTTCTGGTTATGTGACAGAGTTCTTATCCACAACATTTGGATTTGAGAACCATAACTGGTTATACGGTTTCAACGGGATTGCCATTGCACAGATTCTTGCTTTTGCGCCGATTTCATTCATGATTTTAGATGGGGCATTAAAATCGGTTCATCCATCAATTGAAGAGGCGTCTTACACCTTACGTGCAAATCGTTACCAAACTTTCTTCAATATCATCTTCCCATTATTACGTCCGGCATTGGCAAACTCATTCTTAATCGTGTTTATCCAATCCTTAGCGGATTTTAGTAACCCATTAGTATTGGGCGGTAGCTTTGACGTCATCGCGACACAAATCTACTTCTATATCGCAGGCTCACAATTAGATTATGCTTCAGCAAGTACGTTAGGTTCGATGCTTTTAATCTTCTCATTAGCCGTATTTATCATCCAATATATTTGGATTGGTAACCGCTCTTATGTGACCGTTTCAGGTAAATCCTATCGTGGCGATGTACAAGATTTACCAACTGGTTTGAAATATACCATCATTTGTATGCTTGGTTTCTGGGTATTCTTTAACTTAGCGTTATACGGCAGTATTTTCTATGGTAGTTTCACTGTAAACTGGGGCGTGGATTATACTTTAACCTTCAAAAACTATGCGATGTTATTCGGACAAGGCTTAAGTGATGGGGCATGGCCATCATTGATTAATACCTTAATCTATGCAGGAATTGCCGCACCATTGACCGCACTTTTCGGTTTATTAATTGCATATATTGTGGTGCGTAAAGATTTCCAAGGTAAAAAATCTCTTGAGTTCTTAACTATGCTTTGTTTTGCGGTACCAGGAACCGTTGCAGGGGTATCTTATATTTTAGCCTTTAACAATGCGCCACTTTACATTACGGGTACCAGCATTATCGTGATCATCTCAATGGTCATGCGTGATTTACCAATCGGTATGCGAGCAGCGATTGCAGGTCTTGGTCAATTAGATAAATCACTCGATGAAGCATCTCTTTCTTTAAAAGGCAGCTCATGGAAAACCTTATGGTTTATCGTTTTACCATTGTTAAAACCAGCGTTACTTTCTGCATTGGTCACCAGCTTCGTTCGTGCGATGACTACCGTAAGTGCGATTATCTTCTTAGTCACTGCTGATACACGTGTGGCAACAGCCTATATTTTAAACCGTGTAGAAGATGGTGAATATGGTGTTGCTATCGCATACGGTTCAATTTTAATCATCGTGATGATGGCTATTATTTTATTCTTTGACTGGATTGTGGGTGATACCCGAATTTCCCGTTCTAAAGCGAAAAAAATGAATTAA
- a CDS encoding ABC transporter substrate-binding protein, with amino-acid sequence MKMNKISLSISTALLAAGFMTSSAVNAQGRLVVYCSATNILCETTTKAFGEKYDVKTSFIRNGSGSTFAKVEAEKNNPQADVWFGGTFDPQAQAAELGLIEPYKSKHIDEIVERFRDPAKTKGHYVSAIYMGILGFGVNTERLAKLGIKEVPKCWKDLTDPRLKGEVQIADPQSAGTAYTALATFVQLWGEEKAFDFLKALHPNVSQYTKSGVTPSRNAARGETAVGIGFLHDYALEKRQGAPLELVVPCEGTGYELGGVSILKGARNIDNAKLFVDWALSKEGQELAWKQGDSLQILTNTTAEQSPTAFDPSKLNLINYDFEKYGATEQRKALIEKWVQDVKLAK; translated from the coding sequence ATGAAAATGAATAAAATTTCTCTCTCAATTTCAACCGCACTTTTAGCTGCTGGTTTCATGACATCATCTGCTGTTAATGCTCAAGGGCGTTTGGTGGTGTATTGTAGTGCGACCAACATTCTTTGTGAAACGACAACGAAAGCGTTTGGCGAAAAATATGATGTGAAAACCTCATTTATTCGCAATGGTTCAGGCAGTACTTTCGCAAAAGTTGAAGCAGAAAAAAATAACCCGCAAGCAGACGTATGGTTTGGTGGTACATTCGACCCTCAAGCACAAGCGGCTGAATTAGGCTTAATCGAACCTTATAAATCTAAACACATTGATGAAATCGTAGAACGTTTCCGTGATCCAGCGAAAACCAAAGGACATTATGTCTCTGCGATTTACATGGGTATCTTAGGTTTTGGTGTGAATACCGAGCGTTTAGCAAAATTAGGTATTAAAGAAGTACCAAAATGCTGGAAAGATTTAACTGATCCTCGCTTAAAAGGCGAAGTGCAAATTGCTGACCCACAAAGTGCAGGTACAGCTTACACTGCATTGGCAACTTTCGTTCAGCTTTGGGGCGAAGAAAAAGCCTTTGATTTCTTAAAAGCATTACATCCAAACGTATCTCAATACACCAAATCAGGTGTCACCCCGTCTCGTAATGCGGCACGTGGTGAAACTGCGGTAGGTATCGGTTTCTTACACGATTATGCACTTGAAAAACGTCAAGGTGCGCCGTTGGAATTAGTGGTGCCTTGCGAAGGTACTGGCTATGAATTAGGTGGCGTGAGTATCTTAAAAGGTGCGCGTAACATCGATAATGCAAAATTATTCGTGGATTGGGCATTATCTAAAGAAGGTCAAGAGTTAGCATGGAAACAAGGTGATTCTTTACAAATCTTAACCAACACCACAGCGGAACAATCGCCAACCGCGTTTGATCCAAGTAAACTTAATCTGATCAATTATGACTTTGAAAAATACGGTGCAACCGAACAACGCAAAGCCTTAATTGAAAAATGGGTTCAAGACGTTAAATTAGCGAAATAG
- a CDS encoding ABC transporter substrate-binding protein, with the protein MKMSNVALALSGVVFGGVLLSSHASAAEGRLVVYCSAQNTMCEQETMAFEKKYGIKTSFIRGGTGTILAKIDAEKDNPQGDVWYGGTLDPHSQAGEMGLLEAYKSPNLAQIPEQFRDPAKIKGNYSSAIYLGVLGFGINPERLKKLNLPTPKCWKDLADPAYRNEIQAADPQSSGTGYTQLATYIQLWGEDEAFKYLKELNKNVSQYTKSGNTATRNTARGETAIGIGFLHEYSLEKAKGAPVELVVPCEGTGYEIGGVSIIKGARNLENAKLFVDWALSKEAQELTWKKGEAYSILTNSTAEQSPYALDFKSINLINYDFDKYGSSDLRKRLITKWVDDVKLAK; encoded by the coding sequence ATGAAAATGTCTAACGTTGCTTTAGCACTTTCTGGTGTTGTATTTGGTGGCGTGTTACTGAGCTCTCACGCATCAGCAGCAGAAGGCCGTTTAGTTGTTTATTGCAGTGCACAAAACACGATGTGCGAGCAAGAAACCATGGCTTTTGAGAAAAAATACGGTATTAAAACCAGTTTTATCCGTGGTGGCACAGGCACAATTTTAGCCAAAATTGATGCTGAGAAAGACAACCCTCAAGGGGATGTGTGGTATGGCGGTACGCTGGATCCTCATTCTCAAGCGGGTGAAATGGGCTTACTTGAAGCGTATAAGTCACCAAATCTCGCACAAATTCCTGAACAGTTTAGAGACCCTGCTAAAATTAAAGGCAACTATTCCTCCGCGATTTATCTCGGTGTATTAGGCTTCGGTATTAACCCAGAACGTTTGAAAAAGCTTAATTTACCGACACCAAAATGTTGGAAAGATCTAGCCGATCCTGCGTATCGTAATGAGATCCAAGCAGCCGATCCTCAAAGTTCAGGAACAGGTTATACTCAGTTAGCGACCTATATCCAACTTTGGGGTGAGGATGAAGCGTTCAAATATCTCAAAGAACTCAATAAAAACGTTTCCCAATATACTAAATCCGGTAACACCGCAACCCGTAATACAGCGCGTGGTGAAACCGCAATCGGAATTGGTTTTTTACATGAATATTCTTTAGAGAAAGCAAAAGGCGCACCGGTTGAATTAGTTGTACCTTGCGAAGGTACAGGCTATGAAATTGGTGGCGTGAGCATTATTAAAGGTGCAAGAAACCTTGAAAATGCGAAATTATTTGTGGATTGGGCGTTATCAAAAGAAGCGCAAGAGTTAACCTGGAAAAAAGGGGAAGCGTATTCTATTTTAACCAATAGCACTGCTGAGCAATCGCCTTATGCGCTCGATTTTAAATCCATCAATTTAATTAATTATGATTTTGACAAATACGGCTCAAGTGATTTACGTAAACGTTTGATCACAAAATGGGTTGATGATGTTAAATTAGCAAAATAA
- a CDS encoding AsmA-like C-terminal region-containing protein — MKKIAISLLIVLFAIFAFFYARIQKLETVITTALAQHETTFQEFNVGIFPEPYISFDKVQHNQISIEKITGKFSLPSLVLGNAQLQELVAQNIKLSPKAQNSANVQVHFNGFPLNYITSDDIPFSTTTLITVELAKPLYGSNRIFNFRFIKGHVTLRRESESLIQFDDVQFNQQDLGYIEIHTDLTKPQKRAIAYIKPRCTTNCLAVLKFDSYLQKSAVNFSGKNFPLTQLLALLNFPQTMTGTSDFNTQLAFTNSELIEGKFDFNARDGELLGLNLLDMAAQYLPINYNSDLTASRNMNTPYERFESNLSLENHLLKVDKISLKTTALLGEGSGAIDLDNVQCDVNLTLRSTDEKYKKLALPIRFFDSCYAPQYKLNIDKNFRHQLKELIKEKLK, encoded by the coding sequence ATGAAAAAGATCGCAATTAGCCTGTTGATCGTGCTGTTTGCGATCTTTGCTTTTTTTTATGCACGAATTCAAAAACTGGAAACAGTGATTACTACCGCACTAGCTCAGCATGAAACTACCTTCCAAGAGTTTAATGTGGGCATTTTCCCTGAGCCGTATATTTCCTTTGACAAAGTTCAACATAATCAAATAAGTATTGAAAAAATAACTGGAAAATTTTCTCTGCCATCATTAGTTTTGGGTAATGCTCAACTACAAGAATTAGTTGCTCAAAATATCAAGTTATCCCCAAAAGCACAAAACTCAGCAAATGTTCAAGTACATTTCAACGGTTTCCCACTTAATTATATTACTAGTGATGATATTCCATTTAGCACAACAACTCTCATTACTGTTGAACTAGCAAAACCACTTTATGGCAGTAATAGAATCTTTAATTTTCGTTTTATCAAAGGTCATGTTACCCTCCGTCGGGAAAGTGAATCACTTATTCAATTTGATGATGTTCAATTCAATCAGCAAGACCTGGGCTATATTGAAATTCATACAGATTTAACAAAGCCACAGAAACGTGCCATTGCTTACATTAAACCTAGATGTACCACAAATTGTCTTGCCGTACTCAAATTTGATAGCTATCTACAAAAAAGTGCGGTCAATTTTTCTGGTAAAAATTTTCCTTTAACGCAGTTGTTAGCTTTACTTAATTTCCCGCAAACCATGACAGGTACGAGTGATTTTAACACTCAATTAGCCTTTACAAACTCAGAATTAATCGAAGGGAAATTTGATTTTAATGCGCGTGATGGAGAGCTTTTAGGATTGAATTTATTAGATATGGCGGCACAGTATTTACCAATTAATTACAACAGTGATTTAACTGCAAGCAGAAATATGAATACGCCTTACGAGCGTTTTGAGTCAAATCTTTCGCTTGAAAACCACTTACTCAAAGTCGATAAAATAAGCTTAAAAACAACCGCACTTTTAGGTGAAGGTTCTGGAGCCATTGATTTAGATAATGTACAATGCGACGTCAATTTAACTTTAAGATCAACTGACGAAAAATACAAAAAACTGGCATTGCCTATTCGCTTTTTCGATAGCTGCTATGCACCACAATACAAGTTAAATATTGATAAAAATTTCCGTCATCAACTTAAGGAATTAATTAAAGAGAAATTAAAATAA